A window of Desulfovibrio oxyclinae DSM 11498 genomic DNA:
AGTTTCTTGAATGCTTCCTCGTCGTCCGGGGTCATGTCTATGAAGAAATCCCCGTCCAGTTCGCGGCAGAGAAGGTCCAGCGTATTGGAGGTGTTGGAAGGGCCATAGACGCCCACGACCTTGCCTTTAAGAGCCTGCGGTCCCGACTCCTGCATGGCCAGCGGGCTGTCCTTTCGCTGAAAGAACCCATACTCGGTCCGCACGACGGCACTGGAAAAACGCATCCAGCGAGTACGCTCGTAGGTTTTGCCTATGAAGAACAGCGCGTCGGCTTGACCGCGCCGTAAGAGCATCTGCGCCCGGGGCCAAGGCAGAATACGAACATCGCAATCCACCCCCTGCTCGGTGCAGACTGTCTTCACGATCTCCACCCCCGGCCCTGACGGCACCCCGTCCACTGCATAGGTGAACGGCGGGAAATCCTGTGTCAGAAAGAGCAGACGCTCCCTTTCCGCGGCACCGGACGACGTCGCAAAACAGAGCAGGATCACTGCCGCAGCAAACCACTTTTTCATGCTCCACCTCCTTGGCACAGGGGCTTTTGCAGCGGATTGCAGACTCCGATTTTTTCCAGCTTAGGCTATTTGGCAGTGGTTGGACATGTTTTTTCAATACGTCCGGCGGCATTGGTCACATTTTCAATACCGAGCTTGCGAAGCGTGAATGAATTCTGTAATAGTCGCTAAGCCAAGCAGACGGATTCCGGCCGGGCGCGCTGTTGGGGACTGGCGGCGTCCAAGGTTCCGTCATCGGGGAAAGCAATGTCACAAGCTGTGAGGGGAATTTCCGCCCCGTTCGCCACGCTCGGCGCGGCGTTCCTGGGGTTTGTGGGAGAATTGGGCGCGCTTGCCATCTTCTTCCTGGATTCCCTGCGTCTTGTCTTTGCCGGATGGGGGCAGTTTGCCAAGATCATCCGTCAAATCTACTTCATCGGCGTGCAATCCATCAGCGTCATCGCCCTCATCGGCGGTTTCGCGGGTATGGTCATGGGCATGCAGCTCTATTTTGCCCTGTCCATCTTTGGTGCCGACGGCTTTCTCGGCGCAGGGGTCGGCCTTTCCATGGTGCGCGAACTCGCGCCCGTGCTGACGGCCATCATGCTCGCCGGACGCGCAGGCTCCGCCATGACCGCCGAGATCGGCGTCATGCGCATCTCCGAACAGATCGATGCGCTGACCATCATGGACATCAACCCCATGCGCTACCTCGTGGCGCCCAAGATGGCGGCGTGCATCATCAGTTTCCCCATCCTGACCACCTTCTTCAATCTCATCGCCATCTCCGGCGGCTGGCTCACCGGCGTCAAGCTGCTCGGGGCCAATGAAGGCGTCTACTGGTCGCGCGTGCAGGAGTCTCTCAGCTGGAGCGACATTGAAGGCGGACTCATCAAGTCTCTCGTCTTCGCCTGCATCGTCTGCACCATCTGCTGTTTCGAAGGATATTTCACCCACACCCGCAAAGGGCACGTGGGGCCCGAAGGCGTCAGCCAGTCCACCACTTCGGCGGTGGTCAAGGCCTGTGTCGTGACGCTTGCCTCCGACTACATTCTCACTTCGATACTGTGGTAGGAGGGAAGGCGATATGACGAAAGCACCGGGAATACGCACCCAGAATCTGAGCATCGGCTACGGTGGAGTCCCCGTGGCGTCGGATCTTGATCTGCAGATGCCCGCAGGCAAGGTGACGGTGGTCGTCGGCGGCTCCGGCTGCGGCAAGTCCACCCTTATAAAACACATCCTGCGACTGCACGATCCCATTGAAGGGCGCGTCTTCGTGGGGGACCACGAGGTGCACTCGCTCTCCGGCAAGGCGGCCCGCTGCTTCAAGCAGCGCATGGGGGTGCTGTTTCAGGACGGCGCCCTGCTCGGCTCCCTGACCATTGCCGACAACCTCGCCCTGCCCCTTCGCGAGCACACGAGGCTGAAGGACCCGGAGATACTGGAGATCGTGCGCAACAAGCTCCAGCTCGTGGGGCTGGAGGGCACTGACGCAAAATACCCCACGGAGCTTTCCGGCGGAATGCGCAAACGCGCGGGACTTGCGCGGGCGCTGGTCATGGACCCGCAGGTTCTTTTCTGCGACGAGCCCACTTCCGGGCTGGACCCGATTCTTTCCGCGGAACTGGACCATCTGCTGCTGGAAATGATGTCGCATTTCGACATGACCATGATCGTGGTCAGTCACGATCTGGCAAGCATGCGGGCCATTGCGGACCACGTGGTGCTTCTGGGCGACGGACGCTGCCTGTTCCAAGGTTCCGTCGAGGAACTGGACGCCAGCGAGGACGAGTACCTCAGACGGTTCCTCGATCGGTTGCCTGAAGAACGCACCACCCCACGCCTGACCATGCCGGCGCTGGACCCATCCAAACTCAAGATCGACTGCAGCAGGCTGCTGGACTAAAGGACAGGTTCCGACACAATGAGCAACATGAAGAAATACAGCAAGGAAACGGCCGTCGGCATTTTTGTCTTCGTCGGGCTTCTCGCCATGGTCTACATGAGCGTGAAACTCGGCAACGTGGGCATCTTCAGCGACAACCACTGGACCCTCAAAGCCAGCTTCACCGACGTTTCCGGCCTGAAGGACAACGCTCCCGTGCAGATGTACGGCGTGAAAATAGGCTACGTCAAATCCATTACCCTCAATCAGAAGGATGGCGTGGCGGACGTGGACATGAAAATCCACGAGGATGTAACCGTCACCGACGACTCCATCGCCTCGGTAAAAACCAGCGGTCTCATCGGCGACAAATACATCAAGATCACACCGGGCCTCGGTAGCGCCATGGAACCGGGCGAATTCCTGTTCGACACCGAACCGGCCATCGACCTTGAAGACCTCATAAGCAAATTTGCATTCGGGAAGGTATAGATATGCGAAAGACTCTTTTTTCCACCATTGTGACGGCTCTTATCTTTCTGGGATTCAGCGCCTCGGCCCTTGCCGCCGAATCGCCGCAAAAGCGTGTCGAAGAGGGTGTCGGCGAGATAGTCGAACTGCTGAAGGACGGCCGCCTGCAGGACAACGACAAGCGCGAGGCTGCGCTTGAGGACATCTCCAAACTTTCCGACAAGTACTTCGATTACAAATACCTGGCGATGATGGCCGTGGGGCGTCCTTGGTTGGAAATGGATGATAACACCCGCGACGAGCTGACCAAGGTCTTCCGGAAAGTGCTTGAGCTCAACTACCTTCCCAAGCTTGAAGGATACTCCGGACAGAAGATCAATTACGTCAAGGAAATGGTTCGCGGAGACAAGGCCATGGTCATCACCGAGGTGATTGACAAGGACAAGAAAATCTCCGTAAACTACAGGCTGGTAAAAATGAATGGCGTGTGGATGGTTTACGATATCATCGCCGAAGGCATCAGCCTGGTGAAGAACTACCGCACCCAGTTCGCCGAGATCCTGCATGACGGCGACGCGCAGACCCTGATCGAAAAGCTCCGGCAGAAAGCCAAGGAGCTTGAAGCCGCTCAACGAGCCGAAAACGGAAACTAACCATGCGCCTGCAATTCATTCTGGCATTCGCCATCGTTCTTTTCGCCGCATCCACGGCTCTCGCTTCCGGGCCCACCTGCCCTTCGGAGCAGCTGGCCCAGTACAACTTCAAGGAAGACATCTGGGACGACTCCGGAAACCTCGTAGAGGACGACAGCGCCGCCTCCATGGACCAGCCCGCTGCCAAGGACTTGGCCTCGGACCCGTTCGAAGGCTGGAACCGCTTCTGGTTCCAGTTCAACGACAGCCTCTATTACGGCCTGTTCAAGCCCATCGCCAAGGGCTACGGTTACGTGGTTCCGGAAAAGCTGCGCCTGAATTTCCGCAACTTCTTCCACAATCTGCTGTTCCCGGTCCGGTTCGTGAACTGCCTCTTGCAGGGCAAATTTCAGGGTGCCGGTCTGAACATGTCCCGGTTCATGGTCAATACCGTCTTCGGTGTCGGTGGTCTGGGCGATCCGGCCTCTGCGCACAAGAAAGCTCGCCCGGAAATTGCTGACGGGAAAGAAGACTTCGGCCAGACCCTCGGCCACTGGGGCATCGGCAACGGCCCCTACCTCGTGTGGCCGATCATGGGTCCCAGCACCGTTCGCGACACCGCAGGCTTTGCCGGAGACTACTTCGTCTCCGTGGATACCTACGTGCTGAACTTCTGGCAGGCCATTGGCTACTTTGCATTCGGCCGCGTCAACTATCTTTCGCTCAATCTGGATCAGTACGACACTCTCAAGCAGGGTGCCATCGACCCCTATCAGGCCTTCAAGGACGCCTACCTGCGTCTGCGAGCCAAGCAAGTCGCCGAGTAGCGATGCTCATAGCCGTCATCTCCGACACGCATATGGGCGCGCCTCCGGCCTGGCTGGATGAAGTGTACGCGCGTTGGCTGGAACCGGCCGACGCGCTTCTTCATTGCGGCGACATCACCAGTCCTTCGGTCTGGTCGTACTTTCTGCAGCATCCGCAATTCCACTGCGTACGCGGCAACTGCGACTGGGACCCGGCACTCGTGGACCAGCTCCAGCCCATGCAGACCATCGACATCGGCGGCCTCACCGTGGGCATGACGCACGGCTGGGGACCCCGTCCGCAGGTACCCGAAAAAGTAGCCGAAGCCTTTGCACCGGACTGCGACCTCGTCTGCTACGGGCACACTCACGCCCGCGACTGGTCTGTACGAAACGGACTGAGGCTCTGCAATCCCGGCAGCCTCGGAGAATCCGGCTCTCTCGCCCATATTACCGTGGCCGATGAAGGCAGCATGGACTGCCGATTCGTCAGCGTCCGGTAAGCCTCCGACACGCCTTTCCTCCCTCGCATCTTTACGCGAAATGGTTCGCGAGCATTGTTGCACGCTTTTCAAAGTGCTATGCTCACGCGAAAGGAGGATTCATGACACTTCGCACACTCATCACCGCAGTTTTTGCTGCCATTCTCACCGCCGGTTGCATGGGGCACACCCCCGGAACACCCGGAGGCTATTCCGGCCACATGGGCGGCATGCCTTTCGGCGGCTTCGGTATGATCCTGCTTGTAGCCGCCATTGGCTTGATCATCTGGATGACCATGCGCGGATCCGCTGGCCGGGACAGGAAGGAAAAGACCTCGCTGGATATCCTCAAGGAACGATACGCCAGAGGCGAAATCGACCACGAGGAATTCGAGCAGATTAAGAGCAAGCTGGAGGAATGATCCGGTCCGGACCGTGCGAATGGGCAGGTGCGTGGACAGTTTTGTGGGGGCGTGGTACGTTTCCCGACCCTGTCACGATGGAGTCAACAGCATGAAGTTTTCCGGCATCAACCTTCTCGACGAACTGCAACGTCCCGAACTCGAAGACCTGCGCCAGAACTTCCGGGAGCGGCGGGTCCGCAAAGGCAGTATCGTCTTTCGTCCCGACGAGGAGGAGGATCTGGTCTTCATCATCTCATCGGGGCGGGTTCGCATCTACCTTGGCTACGAGGACAAGGAATTCACCCTCGGCATCCTCAATCCCGGCGACCTCTACTCAACCCACGCCGACTGTTACGTGCAGGCGCTGGAAGACACCGTACTGCTGACCACCGACGTGAACTCCGTGAAAAACTGCATGGCGCAGATCCCGCTGTTCAACCGCACCATGGTCCGCGTGCTCGGCCACATCCTGAAAAACTCGTTCTCGGTCATCGACGGCCTCGTATTTCGCGACATCAACACCCGTCTCGTGGACTTTCTGCTCAAGGAGGCCGAGGACGGCACCGCGCGCAACGACGGAGCCATCGAGATCGAAACCGGGCTCACTGTCGAACAACTCTCCCAACTCCTCGGCGCTACGCGCCAAACCGTTTCCACGCTTATCAACAACCTCGTCCGCGACGGACTCATTGAAAAAATTGGCCGCTCGAAATGGTTGCTGCCGGATCCGGAAGGTCTCCGCGCCAGAGTCGAAGCATGACGCGCCGGCCCGCGGAAGAACTTTTTCGGATTTTATACCTGCAATGTCGGATATCCGACAAAAACTTGTGCCGGAATTGTCTACAGTAAACTCCGAGGCTCTCAGCCTCGCGCCGTAGATGACATAACGCCCAACCCATCGGGAGGTAAGAGGTATGGCAAAGGAACCTCGTCCGGTAGAAGAACTGTCCATCTGGAAAGATGCGCAGGCCATGATGAAAAAGGCCCGGGCCGAAGGAATCGAAACGGTTCACGAACGGCTCCAGCAGCAGACGCCCCACTGTAAATTCTGCGAACTCGGCGTCAGTTGCCGAATCTGTACCATGGGGCCGTGCAAGATCACTCCCAAGGCACCGCGCGGCGTCTGCGGCGCGGACGCCGACGTCATTGTCGCACGCAATTTCGGACGCTTCATCGCGGGCGGCTCGGCCGGGCATTCCGACCACGGCCGCGACCTCATTGAAGTGCTCGAAGCCATCGTGGAAGGCGACACCAAGGATTATTCCATTTCGGATGAAAACAAACTGCGCGCCATTGCCGCGGAAGTCGGTGTGGAGACCGAAGGCCGCGAAATCATGGACGTTGCCCGCGACGCGGTCGAAGTGTTCTTCGGCGACTTCGGCAGCCGCAAGAAGCAGGTGGCGTTCCTGAGCCGTGTGCCTGAAAAACGCCGCCAGATATGGGACAGGATCGGCATGACCCCGCGCGGCGTAGACCGTGAAATCGCCGAGATGATGCACCGCACGCACATGGGCTGCGACAACGACGCGCCCAACACCATGGTGCACGCGGCCCGCACCTCGCTCTCCGACGGCTGGGCCGGTTCCATGATCGGCACGGAGCTTTCCGACGTGATCTTCGGAACGCCCACGCCTTCCATGTCCGAGGCCAACCTCGGCGTCATCAAGGAAGACAAGGTCAACCTGCTGGTGCATGGCCACAACCCGGTGGTCTCCGAGATGGTTCTTGCCGCCGCACGCGAGCCCGAACTCATCAAGGAAGCCGAGGCGCTCGGCGCCAAGGGCATCAACGTGGCGGGGCTCTGCTGCACCGGCAACGAGCTGCTCATGCGCCAGGGCATTCCCATGGCGGGCAACCACCTCATGACCGAGCTGGCCCTGCTCACCGGCGCTGTGGAAGCCGTGGTGGTGGACTACCAGTGCATCATGCCGAGCCTCGTGCAGATCGCAGGCTGCTACCACACCCGCTTCATCGACACCGCTCAAAAGGCCCGCTTCACCGGCGCCATCCATTACGATATCCACCCGCACAACGCCATGGAACAGGCGCGCGACATCGTGCGGCTGGCCATCAAGGCCTACGCCGAACGCGATGCCTCCCGCGTGGACATCCCGTGCGAGCCCGTGAAGCTCATGACCGGCTTCTCCAACGAGGCCGTCATCGGCGCCCTCGGCGGCAGCCTGACCCCGCTGGTGGACGCCATCAAGGCGGGCGACATTCGCGGCGCCGTCGGCATCGTGGGCTGCAACAACCCCAAGTTCCAGCAGGACTCCATGAACGTGGGGCTCGCCAAGGAACTCATCAAGAAAGATATCCTCGTGCTGGCAACCGGCTGCGTGACCACCGCGGCAGGCAAGGCCGGACTGCTGGTGCCCGAAGCCATCGAGATGGCCGGCCCCGGCCTCAAGAAGGTCTGCGGCTCGCTCGGCATCCCGCCGGTTCTGCATTACGGCTCCTGCGTGGACAACTCCCGCATCCTGCAACTGTGCGCCGCGCTCGCCAACGAGATAGGCGTGGACATCAGCG
This region includes:
- a CDS encoding substrate-binding periplasmic protein, with protein sequence MKKWFAAAVILLCFATSSGAAERERLLFLTQDFPPFTYAVDGVPSGPGVEIVKTVCTEQGVDCDVRILPWPRAQMLLRRGQADALFFIGKTYERTRWMRFSSAVVRTEYGFFQRKDSPLAMQESGPQALKGKVVGVYGPSNTSNTLDLLCRELDGDFFIDMTPDDEEAFKKLAWGRIDAVFSNRDVGVALMGKLHLGNLEYVAKYEDVDYYIGYTRSPERAVTVDRFDRALGAMIESGRVEAILKRFFLQ
- a CDS encoding MlaE family ABC transporter permease, with the translated sequence MSQAVRGISAPFATLGAAFLGFVGELGALAIFFLDSLRLVFAGWGQFAKIIRQIYFIGVQSISVIALIGGFAGMVMGMQLYFALSIFGADGFLGAGVGLSMVRELAPVLTAIMLAGRAGSAMTAEIGVMRISEQIDALTIMDINPMRYLVAPKMAACIISFPILTTFFNLIAISGGWLTGVKLLGANEGVYWSRVQESLSWSDIEGGLIKSLVFACIVCTICCFEGYFTHTRKGHVGPEGVSQSTTSAVVKACVVTLASDYILTSILW
- a CDS encoding ABC transporter ATP-binding protein; this encodes MTKAPGIRTQNLSIGYGGVPVASDLDLQMPAGKVTVVVGGSGCGKSTLIKHILRLHDPIEGRVFVGDHEVHSLSGKAARCFKQRMGVLFQDGALLGSLTIADNLALPLREHTRLKDPEILEIVRNKLQLVGLEGTDAKYPTELSGGMRKRAGLARALVMDPQVLFCDEPTSGLDPILSAELDHLLLEMMSHFDMTMIVVSHDLASMRAIADHVVLLGDGRCLFQGSVEELDASEDEYLRRFLDRLPEERTTPRLTMPALDPSKLKIDCSRLLD
- the mlaD gene encoding outer membrane lipid asymmetry maintenance protein MlaD, coding for MKKYSKETAVGIFVFVGLLAMVYMSVKLGNVGIFSDNHWTLKASFTDVSGLKDNAPVQMYGVKIGYVKSITLNQKDGVADVDMKIHEDVTVTDDSIASVKTSGLIGDKYIKITPGLGSAMEPGEFLFDTEPAIDLEDLISKFAFGKV
- a CDS encoding MlaC/ttg2D family ABC transporter substrate-binding protein, which codes for MRKTLFSTIVTALIFLGFSASALAAESPQKRVEEGVGEIVELLKDGRLQDNDKREAALEDISKLSDKYFDYKYLAMMAVGRPWLEMDDNTRDELTKVFRKVLELNYLPKLEGYSGQKINYVKEMVRGDKAMVITEVIDKDKKISVNYRLVKMNGVWMVYDIIAEGISLVKNYRTQFAEILHDGDAQTLIEKLRQKAKELEAAQRAENGN
- a CDS encoding MlaA family lipoprotein; its protein translation is MRLQFILAFAIVLFAASTALASGPTCPSEQLAQYNFKEDIWDDSGNLVEDDSAASMDQPAAKDLASDPFEGWNRFWFQFNDSLYYGLFKPIAKGYGYVVPEKLRLNFRNFFHNLLFPVRFVNCLLQGKFQGAGLNMSRFMVNTVFGVGGLGDPASAHKKARPEIADGKEDFGQTLGHWGIGNGPYLVWPIMGPSTVRDTAGFAGDYFVSVDTYVLNFWQAIGYFAFGRVNYLSLNLDQYDTLKQGAIDPYQAFKDAYLRLRAKQVAE
- a CDS encoding metallophosphoesterase family protein translates to MLIAVISDTHMGAPPAWLDEVYARWLEPADALLHCGDITSPSVWSYFLQHPQFHCVRGNCDWDPALVDQLQPMQTIDIGGLTVGMTHGWGPRPQVPEKVAEAFAPDCDLVCYGHTHARDWSVRNGLRLCNPGSLGESGSLAHITVADEGSMDCRFVSVR
- a CDS encoding SHOCT domain-containing protein, coding for MTLRTLITAVFAAILTAGCMGHTPGTPGGYSGHMGGMPFGGFGMILLVAAIGLIIWMTMRGSAGRDRKEKTSLDILKERYARGEIDHEEFEQIKSKLEE
- a CDS encoding Crp/Fnr family transcriptional regulator, yielding MKFSGINLLDELQRPELEDLRQNFRERRVRKGSIVFRPDEEEDLVFIISSGRVRIYLGYEDKEFTLGILNPGDLYSTHADCYVQALEDTVLLTTDVNSVKNCMAQIPLFNRTMVRVLGHILKNSFSVIDGLVFRDINTRLVDFLLKEAEDGTARNDGAIEIETGLTVEQLSQLLGATRQTVSTLINNLVRDGLIEKIGRSKWLLPDPEGLRARVEA
- the cooS gene encoding anaerobic carbon-monoxide dehydrogenase catalytic subunit; this encodes MAKEPRPVEELSIWKDAQAMMKKARAEGIETVHERLQQQTPHCKFCELGVSCRICTMGPCKITPKAPRGVCGADADVIVARNFGRFIAGGSAGHSDHGRDLIEVLEAIVEGDTKDYSISDENKLRAIAAEVGVETEGREIMDVARDAVEVFFGDFGSRKKQVAFLSRVPEKRRQIWDRIGMTPRGVDREIAEMMHRTHMGCDNDAPNTMVHAARTSLSDGWAGSMIGTELSDVIFGTPTPSMSEANLGVIKEDKVNLLVHGHNPVVSEMVLAAAREPELIKEAEALGAKGINVAGLCCTGNELLMRQGIPMAGNHLMTELALLTGAVEAVVVDYQCIMPSLVQIAGCYHTRFIDTAQKARFTGAIHYDIHPHNAMEQARDIVRLAIKAYAERDASRVDIPCEPVKLMTGFSNEAVIGALGGSLTPLVDAIKAGDIRGAVGIVGCNNPKFQQDSMNVGLAKELIKKDILVLATGCVTTAAGKAGLLVPEAIEMAGPGLKKVCGSLGIPPVLHYGSCVDNSRILQLCAALANEIGVDISDLPVGASSPEWYSEKAAAIGLYAVASGIYTHLGHPPNILGSETVTNIATSGLEDLVGASFVIEPDPVKTAELFDERIKSKRKALGLSE